Genomic DNA from Magnolia sinica isolate HGM2019 chromosome 4, MsV1, whole genome shotgun sequence:
CTTAATATTGTTTAAATCTTATATGGTTGGATGGTTATATTTGTTTATCTTCAttctttaattatttatattgTTTCAGCttaattaaatattttttctttcaaaatttacACTTATAAATATGTTATCGGAAGATGATCTATTGGTAGATATTTAGGATTATGGAGTCTAAGTGTACTCTCAGGATAGAAAGATAAAGTTACAATGCAAATTGTATTGCAAAGAACTTGTAAACAAAAGAAATTTGGGATTTATTTCTAGTCATTCTCAACTCAAATACAAAGGCTTCCACCTCTTCCCTTACAACCAATGCAATCAGCCACATAATATATAGAAGTAAacctattataaatgaagaagagtCAAGAAGAGGAAAAGCCCCTACACATAGTAGAGAAGAAAGATTATTAACAAAACAAGAAGAGCAAAATTATAAATAAGCCATAAAACAGAGCTTGGAATTGGCATCCAAGACTAGGGAAGATAACTCCCTCCAAGATAACATGATACTGAAGTAAGCACGAATATGGGACATAAGCCCGGTGataaatcatcaaagtttcttaaaagtcttaTTACATTCTATAGGCGGTTGGGAATCCCATACAAATTAGATCATAAAAAATGGGTTGAAAAACTCGTTGAATTTATAAATGAGGATAATGGAAAGGCATCTCCATCATCCAATTCAAAAGAGGTAAACAACTATTTTTTAGACACCTCCAGCTTAGACTCAGTTCAGATTTCTCCCGTAGTTCAAGTTGCAAAAAGAGAACTAAATGATGATTTTGATGACgaaggtggaggagggggttaccATTATGGACAAGGTTACTCGAGTTAAACACcataaaggcattcatcatatagaaaatgttaaatgaatgaatgatttgtaTGTGCAACTGTATCTGAGATTTTGAACAGACTTTTGAGTTttgataatgtttatttacttttttttctttttcttttttggttacaATTTACTTTTGACAATATTTATTCTAAATAACTCAACCTGAGTACACTACTAAATTGTGATACAAACGGAAAAAAAGGTCaataggaagaaaaaaaaaggctgaCTCTACTTAACTTGATGCTTACTCGGCCCGCCTCGATCCTATGATCGAGTCAGACTAAATCTAGGTCAGTCTATGCCAAACCTAGATTTGGATTGAGTTAGGCATACTGGAATCAGTACGGTGtgggatcaagttcgggtcaagtctatttcaaaactgaGTCGGGCCTGGTAagtcctaactcggtccaactcgactcgatgctcaGCTCTAGCCCCTCTGAAAGTTTCatcggtgggtgtcattatctctgctgcttccggtggtgtggtccacttgagctttggatctaccttatttcttAGATTATACTGTAAATTGaaatgggaaatggatggacggggtagataaaacctttacatcagggtggcccccaCAGAACCCCTGCCCGGACAGAATCGTCCACGCCAGGGCAGGACCCAGTACGCTTCCCTCTCCCCTCTCTTTAGTCACATCACACACATCTCTCACACGTATGCACATGTGAGTGAATGAAAGATGCATGCTTGTGCGTTGGTGCTCGTTCATGCGCAGATGGGTCCGAGAGATATGTGCTCATGTTCTAGTAGTAATGTTGGCGCATCAGATGAATAAATGAACTTAAATTCGATGAAAAAGCTGGTATATAATAAAGGCAGCCCAAAAATCAACTTAGATCTTGCACATGTACGCCATATCTCGGTGCCCGAGTGGTAGGTGAAGCTTTTTCATAAAAAACCAATCATTCGGTGTAAAAATACAAACATAAGAATACAAATGGGGTCATAAAAGCTGTCGATCCCACAGTTTTAAAAATATGTAGCACGTTTATTATAATAATTGAGTGGATGTGCCTGATATTCACGCACGTGCAGGGAGGGGTCATGCATACACCAATGAGAGTTATAAACTTCCTCTCGACCCATTTCTCTATATAAGAGAGGAGTCGGTCACCCTCCCTCTCACCAAAGCAACGCAAGTGCTAAGACCCCAATCATGGCGTCGTCCCTCTCATTTCTTGCAACCACAGCCTCTCCCTTGCATCACCACCGTTCCCGCCACTCTCGAAAAGCTTCTCGGGCACCCACTCACTTTTATCCCTCAGCCTCTGGCGCTGGTACTAATGCTACTAATGCTAGTGCATATGATAATGGTGGCGGCAAAGAATCCATTCTGAAGTTGGACAGAAGAAACGTTCTCCTTGGAACGTTGGGAGGTCTGTATGGTGCTGCCGCCCTCGGCCGCGAGAATACAGCCGTCGCTTCTCCGGTTGTACCACCGGACCTATCCAAGTGCAAAACCGCGAATGCTGGATCAGAAACCGAACCTATATGGGTGGAGTGTTGCCCGCCTTACACCGACAACAGCAAGATCGTCGATTACAAGTTCCCGACATCTTCCACGCCACTGCGCACTCGGAAACCCGCACACCTGTTGGATGCTGATGACCTGGCCAAGTACAAGGAAGCCTATAAACTCATGAGAGCGCTCGATCCAAACGACCCTTGGAGCTTGGAGCAGCAGGCCAAGGTGCACTGCCAGTACTGCAATGAAGCGTACGACCAGGTGGGGTACGACGTCCCGGTGCAAGTCCACTTCAACTGGATATTCCTGCCGTGGCACCGCTACTACATTCACTTCCATGAGAAGATCCTCGGGAAGCTGATCGGTGACGAGACATTCGCCCTCCCATTCTGGAACTGGGACTCGCCGGACGGAATGACGATCCCGACCTCTTTTAAAGATACGACGTCCTCGCTCTACGATGAAAAGCGCAACCCGGCTAACCTAACGAAGGTGTTGGACTACCAATACAGCCTCACAAACTATGAGAATCCGTACACCGACGATGAACTGAAGACGAAGAACCTGTATCAAATGAGCAGGACATTTAGGGAGTCTCTGCCGCTGCCGGAGCTGTTCTTAGGAGATCCGGTCAGGGCAGGCGAGGAGGCCTCTGCTGGAAAGACGATGGGGCGGATTGAGGCGATACATAACGCGGCGCACCAGTTTGTGGGATTGCCCGATTCACCGTACCGGGACATGGGCAACTTCTACTCGGCGGGTTACGACCCGCTTTTCTACTGCCACCATTCGAACGTGGACAGGATGTGGCACATCTACAGGCAGAAGCGAGGAAATAAAGTCGACTTCAACGATAAAGACTGGCTCAACTCATCCTTCATCTTCTACGACGAGAACAAACAGTTGGTCAAAGTCAAGGTAAAAATGCGcaactctcctcctctctctcccgcAAAGTCTATATTTGAAAactggagagaaaaaaaaaaaaaacaaaagaaaaaaccgccgactcggctcgaaattacCAGATTGAGTCATGACTCGTTCAAGACACAGTTGGCTCCTGTCCAACTAGTTGTATGTGTCATTCATGCATCGACTAACAGATGAGTGCAACAGGTAGAAGACTGTCTCAATCCGCAGAAACTCCGGTACACCTACGAAGACGTGGAACTTCCATGGGCTGACAGCAGCATCAAGAAAAAGCAGAAGGCCAAGGCCAAACCCAGATCCAGAGTCTCGTTGGTCCAGGTATCCGAGTTCGGACCCGACCCAAGACCTCTGGATTCGACCATCCGGGCCCTTGTGCAGAGGCCCAAGAAGTCCCGAACCAAAAGCGAGAAAGAGGATGAGGTGGAGGTCCTCGTGATTGACGGCATAGAGATCGCCCACAATGGCCCCGTCAACTTTGAGGTGTACGTGGCAGTGCCTTACGGAGGGAATTTTGTGGGACCCGACCTAGGAGAGTCCGCGGGGAGCTTTGTGAAACTGCCCCACTCCCACATTCGTAAAAAGGGTGATGCGGAGAAAAAGAAATACAGCTTGAAGTTGGGTATATCTAGCCTGTTGGAAGATATCGATGCTGAAGGAGCGGAGAAGTTGGTCGTGAGCTTGGTCCCAAAAGACGGGGAAGTCaacattggtgggatccacatcgaTCTTATCAAGACCGATTGGACGGCTTAAATTAATAAGAGTACTTGCGACCGATagtggaagtggggcccaccatctcacTCCCATTTCTCTTTGATTATTATCATTATGATAAGATTCAAGGTTATGTTAGAGAGTTTAATTTAAAGGTTCCTCGACTCGGGTGACTCGGACTGACTCGTTCGGTTCTGACTTGGCTAAGCATCAGGCGCAGTCGCCCTTTATTTTCAATCATGAACCGTGGCGCCGAACAGGATTGAACTTGACTGAGTTCAAGCTGATTTGGATGAATCGACAATCCATGGTTGATATAACTCTGCTTTTCCTAGTGTCATGTAAGTGTGTTTGGGATCACAGGGATGTGCCCACAGTAAGATATGTAAGCTGTCCTGTCTGTTTACGGTTATGAATAATACATATTGGAAGAGTCTTTGTGCCGTGTGTTTCTGCCCACAGAAAGTCAGAAGGGTTAATGATCAGGGcaaattataaaagaaaaatgCTTACTCCCAACTGGCTGGATGATAAGTTGTACGGTCCACCTGGTGCATAACTTCTAAAATACAACTATGGTATGCCCAATGAGTGGCAGAGGATGATCGTCacataaagtggaccacacacatggaAAACGCCTACGGTGACCCAAACCAGGCATTATTTGTCTTGACAGGTGAATTGCTCATGATCAATTTTTGCTTACTATCTTAACTAGGGCCAATTTTAGCTTAATGGGAGCCGTTGCTGGTTTTTGTCTTTCAGGGTTCACTTTCATGAGGCGGATTGGAGTGTTAGAATCTTCCAAACATTGTGGTTTTCGAGCCATGGCTAGCTCACTGTTGGAAATATGAGACGGATGGTTTAGTAACCGTACATCCTATCCTTGTGTGGAACACTTCCCTTCTAAAGATAATTTGTATAGATGGCAAATGCAATGCACCTGAACCACCTGGTTGACAGTTCATGTGTCCCATACTTCCATTTTAAAAGATGCTTGCATACGTTTCCCATCCATTTTTTATTCACTGTAGAAACTTCACTAAAACTTGTTTTGGACCACTCATAATGTCCATATCATTTCTTTTCAAATGCAGTTACTACTGTTGCAATAGGTTAAGTGCATATTATAGGCTTGATTGGTCACCCACATCAACCAAGAACTCAGATGGTCAATCCAATGGTTCGGCATCACACCAAGAACTACATAATCCCCAGCATAAGTTGGATGGTTTAAAAGCACACCAGAATGCTTACACATCAAGTATGCCAATGAAAAATGCAAGAAGACTACCCTTCTTTGTACATGTCATGACATCTTGAAGCCCATGAAATATGACATGTTGTGCAGGTTGTGCTGCCAGTGGTTTTAATCGTCTCCTATAAAAGTATGGAATGTGtaaacatgatgtttatcttttCCAACCTTCTTTAATGCCTATATATAGAGGTGAAAATAAAATGTTAAGGGCGCATCACCAACTTATAAGAAGCTCTTACTATGCCACACTTGTGTCATTTATCTCCTTAACGTCGTGGTTAACACACACCACATGCACGGCAAAAGCACTCTGTTCGTGATGCATCCTACAACAACGCCCCAAAttgtatttttttgtttttgtttttgtttttgtttttttgctttaATTCTGTCCAAAAGTACAGGAGAGTGTAAAGTGCAAATCTATATATTTTTGATTCCGCGGTCAATTAAAGTTAGTTTTGTTTGCATTTGCGCAATAAAGAGCCTCCTAATTAAAACCcacttgtaattttctttatttctagCAATAAAAGTTTAGATGAAATGTCCCATAGGCCATAACTCAGTCTGAGCTGGCAAACTGGCAGGCAATGAATGCATAAAATATTAGAAATTTGAATATTTTTTGACAAATGGTCCATGTTCAGCATACAAGTGTAGCCGTTTGACTGATAAGAATGTTATACACTTTGGGCCATAGCATCTTCATGGTTTGTCCCGGTTGATGAGCCGTTTGGATCTATCATACATGTGCCAATATGGGACGTGCGAGTCATGAGCGCGCTTGCAAACAGATTCCTATTCGCGCTTTGTTTGTGTTGTGCAGAGTGAATTGAATTATGCCAGTACGTTGTGCTAGGAAATCCATTCTCAGTTTGACTGACATGAATTTTAGTTTGCCCTATTCCCAGTTTGCATGCTATGATATTTTGATCATTTGTAATGTTGAATTTATTATATAGAGTTGCGCAAATTGAGCTATTTAAGTCACGAGTATAATTAGGATTTGGATATTATCATAATTACGCGTGTTCTCTTAAATGATAAGAATTTTTGCAAGGTGAGAGGAGTTTTCAACACTTGTAAGGGCTCTAGAAGGATTTTCTCAAGGGGTTGTGCAT
This window encodes:
- the LOC131242222 gene encoding polyphenol oxidase, chloroplastic-like, which encodes MASSLSFLATTASPLHHHRSRHSRKASRAPTHFYPSASGAGTNATNASAYDNGGGKESILKLDRRNVLLGTLGGLYGAAALGRENTAVASPVVPPDLSKCKTANAGSETEPIWVECCPPYTDNSKIVDYKFPTSSTPLRTRKPAHLLDADDLAKYKEAYKLMRALDPNDPWSLEQQAKVHCQYCNEAYDQVGYDVPVQVHFNWIFLPWHRYYIHFHEKILGKLIGDETFALPFWNWDSPDGMTIPTSFKDTTSSLYDEKRNPANLTKVLDYQYSLTNYENPYTDDELKTKNLYQMSRTFRESLPLPELFLGDPVRAGEEASAGKTMGRIEAIHNAAHQFVGLPDSPYRDMGNFYSAGYDPLFYCHHSNVDRMWHIYRQKRGNKVDFNDKDWLNSSFIFYDENKQLVKVKVEDCLNPQKLRYTYEDVELPWADSSIKKKQKAKAKPRSRVSLVQVSEFGPDPRPLDSTIRALVQRPKKSRTKSEKEDEVEVLVIDGIEIAHNGPVNFEVYVAVPYGGNFVGPDLGESAGSFVKLPHSHIRKKGDAEKKKYSLKLGISSLLEDIDAEGAEKLVVSLVPKDGEVNIGGIHIDLIKTDWTA